The Methylotenera sp. G11 genome includes a window with the following:
- a CDS encoding phosphatase PAP2 family protein yields the protein MPFKIKTYLYRMHQFDSNMCVAFNHTSQYRMIRDSFRLVSRLGDGVFWYGLMFSILMFKGGDGLLPVLHMAAAGLCGTLLYKWLKAKTLRPRPYQVRQEINMAAMPLDKFSFPSGHTLHAVLFSVIALNYYPQLSVILLPFTFMVGLSRVVLGLHYPSDVVAGALIGSTVAGLSFLLVPVFL from the coding sequence ATGCCTTTTAAAATAAAAACATATCTGTATCGCATGCACCAGTTCGATAGCAATATGTGCGTGGCATTCAACCATACCAGCCAGTACCGGATGATACGTGACAGCTTCAGGCTGGTGAGCCGTCTTGGCGATGGTGTGTTCTGGTATGGCCTGATGTTTTCGATACTGATGTTCAAGGGCGGTGATGGCCTGCTGCCCGTGCTGCATATGGCCGCTGCCGGTTTGTGTGGTACCTTGCTTTATAAATGGCTGAAAGCCAAGACTCTGCGTCCGCGGCCATATCAGGTGCGGCAGGAAATTAACATGGCGGCGATGCCTCTGGATAAGTTCAGCTTTCCATCCGGCCATACGCTGCATGCGGTTTTGTTCAGCGTGATCGCGCTTAACTACTACCCTCAGTTATCGGTGATATTGCTGCCGTTTACATTCATGGTGGGCTTGTCTCGCGTGGTGCTTGGACTGCACTATCCCAGCGATGTTGTGGCCGGCGCGTTGATCGGCTCCACGGTTGCCGGCTTGTCTTTCCTGCTTGTGCCTGTGTTTTTGTAA
- a CDS encoding glycosyltransferase, which yields MKILYISDVYFPRINGVSTSIRTFVKQMQSLGHEVHLIAPDYAAATEDEGWIKRIPAHNIYFDPEDKLMKWSAAMQKLPELRRENYDLIHVHTPFVAHYLGLRLARELNVPCVETYHTFFEDYLHHYLPWIPKLMARGIARMISKRQCNAVDAIVAPSAPMLSVLRAYGVKAAAEVIATGLQEHSFKEADGEAFRIKYGIPLDRPMLLFVGRVAFEKNIGFLLEMTKVLLERHPQALLVVAGQGPAEKSLHQQAKALALDSNIKFIGYLDRNTELNACYQAADIFVFSSKSETQGLVLLEAMAQGTPVVAIAELGTASILVEGQGALIAPDHIEGFAEKVHQLLKYPQDRYELGKAALVYASENWTAKLQAERMLNFYHHLKSGQQENKQQMRFAASLAKSKQVNVEF from the coding sequence ATGAAAATCCTATATATCTCAGATGTTTATTTCCCGCGTATCAATGGTGTTTCTACCTCCATACGTACTTTTGTTAAACAGATGCAAAGCCTGGGGCATGAGGTGCATCTGATTGCGCCGGACTACGCGGCCGCTACCGAAGATGAGGGCTGGATCAAACGCATTCCCGCGCATAATATCTATTTCGATCCTGAAGATAAATTAATGAAGTGGAGTGCGGCGATGCAGAAGTTGCCAGAGCTGCGCCGCGAAAACTACGACCTGATCCATGTGCATACGCCTTTTGTTGCGCATTACCTGGGGCTCAGGCTTGCGCGCGAATTGAATGTGCCTTGCGTTGAAACCTACCATACCTTCTTTGAAGATTATCTGCATCATTACCTGCCGTGGATTCCAAAGCTGATGGCACGCGGTATTGCGCGCATGATTTCAAAACGGCAGTGCAATGCAGTGGATGCGATCGTTGCGCCATCAGCGCCAATGCTGAGCGTGCTGCGTGCGTATGGCGTAAAAGCGGCTGCTGAAGTGATCGCCACCGGGTTGCAGGAACATAGCTTCAAAGAGGCGGATGGAGAAGCTTTCAGGATCAAGTATGGCATTCCCCTGGATCGTCCGATGTTATTGTTCGTCGGACGGGTGGCCTTTGAAAAGAATATCGGCTTTTTACTTGAAATGACGAAAGTGCTGCTTGAACGGCATCCGCAAGCGCTGCTGGTGGTAGCCGGGCAAGGACCCGCCGAAAAAAGCCTGCATCAGCAGGCCAAAGCGCTGGCACTGGATAGCAATATAAAATTTATCGGCTACCTTGACCGCAACACGGAGCTGAATGCGTGCTATCAGGCTGCCGATATATTCGTGTTCTCCTCAAAAAGCGAGACACAAGGATTGGTATTGCTTGAAGCCATGGCGCAAGGTACACCGGTGGTTGCGATTGCCGAACTGGGAACGGCTTCAATCCTGGTGGAAGGACAAGGCGCCTTGATCGCGCCGGACCATATCGAAGGTTTTGCCGAGAAAGTGCACCAGCTGCTGAAATATCCGCAAGACCGCTATGAACTAGGCAAGGCGGCACTGGTTTATGCAAGCGAGAATTGGACTGCAAAATTGCAGGCAGAGCGCATGCTGAATTTTTATCACCATCTTAAAAGCGGCCAGCAGGAGAATAAGCAGCAGATGCGGTTTGCGGCATCCCTGGCCAAGAGTAAGCAGGTGAACGTCGAGTTCTGA
- a CDS encoding murein hydrolase activator EnvC family protein, translating to MKRYPLLQAAACATLMAAALLYAPLTMAEKKPEQTKRALSDVHERLESLKKELNSSQEAHKDAADALKESEIAISEANKKLYEINQRQQENKKLLNNLQADSNATNQALAQQQKLLSGQLYQQYVYGQQSYLRMILQSEKPSQIARDVHYFSYIAKTRAETIRQMQDNLTKISRLNEETAAALQEVAELKNRQIEERRELQQQKSEKSKVVKSLSQQIASQRDEIKKLSRDEKRLAQLVERLAKIVPAKPKPARNSQARKNSPSPATASSESSTPANQVVASNDALPTDALSGINFAALKGKLRLPVRGDVTNRFGANRADSGISWKGLFIKANEGAEVRSVASGRVVFSDWLRGFGNLIIVDHGDGYMSLYGNNQAILKQAGDSVRGGDAIAYVGNSGGNETNGLYYELRRQSRPFDPLSWSNLN from the coding sequence ATGAAGCGATACCCTCTGTTACAAGCAGCAGCCTGTGCGACCTTGATGGCCGCAGCCCTGCTGTATGCGCCGCTGACGATGGCAGAAAAGAAACCTGAACAGACCAAGCGCGCATTAAGCGATGTGCATGAACGCCTGGAATCACTCAAAAAAGAGCTTAACAGCTCACAGGAGGCGCACAAAGACGCTGCCGACGCCTTGAAGGAAAGTGAAATTGCCATTAGCGAGGCCAATAAGAAACTCTATGAAATCAATCAGCGCCAGCAGGAAAACAAGAAGCTGCTGAACAACCTGCAGGCTGACTCAAATGCTACCAACCAGGCGCTGGCACAGCAACAGAAATTACTGAGCGGCCAACTTTACCAGCAATATGTATATGGCCAGCAAAGCTATCTGCGTATGATTCTGCAAAGTGAAAAGCCCAGCCAGATCGCACGCGACGTGCACTATTTTTCATATATCGCAAAAACACGCGCTGAAACCATCAGACAGATGCAGGACAACCTGACAAAGATCAGCAGGCTTAATGAAGAAACCGCTGCCGCCTTGCAGGAAGTCGCTGAACTCAAGAACAGGCAGATCGAAGAGCGCCGCGAGCTTCAGCAACAGAAATCAGAAAAATCAAAAGTGGTTAAATCACTTTCGCAGCAGATCGCGAGCCAGCGCGATGAAATCAAAAAGTTGAGCCGCGACGAAAAACGGCTGGCTCAACTGGTTGAACGCCTGGCTAAGATCGTTCCGGCCAAACCAAAACCTGCCAGGAACAGCCAGGCCAGGAAAAACAGCCCATCGCCTGCAACGGCTTCCAGTGAAAGCAGCACGCCCGCCAATCAAGTCGTGGCAAGCAACGACGCATTGCCTACTGACGCTTTGTCCGGCATCAACTTTGCTGCCCTCAAAGGCAAACTCAGGCTGCCGGTGCGCGGCGATGTGACTAACAGGTTTGGCGCCAACCGTGCGGATAGCGGCATTTCATGGAAAGGCCTGTTCATCAAAGCCAATGAAGGCGCGGAAGTCAGGTCTGTGGCAAGTGGCCGTGTTGTTTTTTCCGACTGGTTAAGGGGTTTCGGCAACCTGATTATCGTAGACCACGGTGACGGCTATATGAGCCTGTATGGCAATAACCAGGCTATTCTGAAACAGGCCGGCGACAGCGTACGCGGCGGTGATGCGATTGCCTATGTCGGCAATAGCGGCGGCAATGAAACTAACGGCTTATATTATGAACTCAGGCGCCAGAGCCGGCCATTCGACCCGCTCTCCTGGAGCAACCTCAATTAG
- the gpmI gene encoding 2,3-bisphosphoglycerate-independent phosphoglycerate mutase, whose protein sequence is MSPTNTTPVCLLILDGFGYREEIKDNAIAQARKPNLDALWNNFPHTLINASEHYVGLPDGQMGNSEVGHLNIGAGRIVFQDFERINNSIASGEFFEHPELKAALLAIKNNHKSLHIFGLLSDGGVHSHQDHIYAMVEMAARLGLDKIYVHAFLDGRDTPPVSAAPFIDALEQQCRKSGTAKIASISGRFFGMDRDKRWPRVEAAYKLFTEGEGEFTAETAAKGLQDAYARGENDEFVKTTAIRKPGEAPVKLEDGDVVVFMNFRSDRARQLTHALLAEEFDGFHRRHVPKLAGYFTLTMYDKKETKATVIFPPQQVSNTFGEYLSTSGLTQLRIAETEKYPHVTFFFNGGEETVFEGEDRILVPSPKVETYDLQPEMSAFEVTDRLEEAILSKKYNAIICNYANCDMVGHSGNLKAATAAVEALDTCIGRVVNAMQSIGGEVLITADHGNAEQMYDPANHQPHTQHTTNLVPLMYIGRKAVLNDNGALSDLAPTLLHMMGLSQPAEMTGKNLLQLKN, encoded by the coding sequence ATGTCACCCACAAATACTACTCCAGTATGTCTGCTCATTTTAGATGGCTTCGGTTACCGTGAGGAAATTAAAGACAACGCGATTGCCCAGGCCAGAAAACCGAACCTGGATGCATTATGGAATAATTTTCCGCACACACTGATCAACGCCTCGGAACATTATGTTGGCCTGCCGGATGGGCAGATGGGCAACTCGGAAGTCGGCCACCTCAATATCGGTGCCGGACGCATCGTGTTTCAGGACTTTGAGCGTATCAACAACAGCATTGCAAGCGGCGAGTTCTTTGAGCATCCCGAACTGAAGGCAGCCCTCCTCGCCATCAAGAACAATCATAAATCTTTGCATATCTTCGGCCTGCTGTCAGATGGTGGTGTACATAGCCATCAGGATCACATATATGCAATGGTAGAAATGGCGGCAAGGCTCGGGCTTGATAAAATCTACGTTCATGCATTCCTTGACGGACGCGACACCCCTCCGGTCAGCGCAGCACCGTTTATCGATGCGCTGGAACAACAGTGCAGAAAATCTGGCACGGCAAAAATCGCTTCTATCAGCGGCCGCTTTTTCGGCATGGACCGCGATAAACGCTGGCCGCGTGTCGAGGCTGCCTACAAGCTCTTTACGGAAGGTGAAGGCGAGTTCACGGCAGAAACCGCAGCCAAAGGCCTGCAGGACGCTTACGCACGCGGCGAGAATGATGAATTTGTCAAGACGACAGCTATCCGCAAGCCGGGCGAAGCACCGGTAAAACTGGAAGACGGCGATGTAGTTGTATTCATGAATTTCCGCTCCGACCGCGCACGCCAGCTCACGCATGCACTGCTGGCGGAAGAGTTTGACGGATTTCACCGCCGCCATGTACCTAAACTGGCGGGTTACTTCACACTGACCATGTATGACAAAAAAGAGACTAAAGCCACTGTCATCTTTCCGCCACAGCAGGTCAGCAACACCTTCGGTGAATATTTATCGACGTCAGGGCTGACGCAGCTGCGCATTGCGGAAACCGAGAAATACCCGCACGTCACGTTTTTCTTTAACGGCGGCGAAGAAACCGTGTTTGAGGGTGAAGACAGGATCCTGGTGCCGTCGCCCAAAGTCGAGACCTATGACCTGCAGCCGGAAATGAGCGCGTTTGAGGTAACCGACAGACTTGAGGAAGCCATCCTCAGCAAAAAGTACAATGCCATCATCTGCAACTATGCCAATTGCGACATGGTGGGCCATTCCGGCAACCTGAAAGCGGCCACCGCTGCGGTTGAAGCGCTGGATACCTGCATCGGCCGCGTAGTGAATGCAATGCAGAGCATAGGCGGCGAAGTGCTGATCACGGCAGACCACGGCAATGCAGAGCAGATGTATGACCCTGCCAACCACCAGCCACACACCCAGCACACCACCAACCTTGTCCCGCTCATGTACATCGGCAGGAAAGCCGTCCTGAATGACAACGGCGCATTATCTGACCTTGCCCCCACCCTGCTGCACATGATGGGACTGAGCCAGCCAGCCGAAATGACGGGCAAGAATCTGTTACAGCTCAAAAACTGA
- a CDS encoding rhodanese-like domain-containing protein: MEFFKENVLLIGLALGSGMMLLLPSFKKGAGGALNLSTAEAINLINRNHALVLDVRNDAEFASGHIVDAKHIPLDKLAERLTELNKYKDKPILVNCQRGARSAKACEILRKAEFKQVNNLQGGLDAWLTAKLPVVKT, from the coding sequence GTGGAATTTTTTAAAGAAAATGTTTTATTGATCGGTCTGGCTCTGGGCTCTGGCATGATGCTGTTGCTGCCGTCATTCAAAAAAGGCGCAGGCGGGGCGCTGAACCTGAGCACGGCTGAAGCGATCAACCTGATTAACCGTAACCACGCACTGGTGCTCGACGTGCGCAATGATGCCGAATTTGCAAGCGGGCATATTGTAGACGCCAAGCACATTCCCTTGGATAAACTCGCAGAACGCCTGACAGAGTTAAATAAATATAAAGACAAACCGATACTGGTGAATTGCCAGCGTGGTGCGCGCTCAGCCAAAGCCTGCGAGATCCTGCGCAAAGCCGAATTTAAGCAGGTGAATAACCTGCAAGGCGGCCTGGATGCATGGCTTACGGCCAAGTTACCTGTGGTAAAGACGTAA
- the grxC gene encoding glutaredoxin 3, with the protein MANILMYTSAVCPYCMNAERLLASKGVREINKVRVDLEPEKRSEMMERTGRRTVPQIFIDDRHIGGFDDLRALDLAGGLDPLLA; encoded by the coding sequence ATGGCCAATATTCTCATGTATACCTCGGCAGTATGCCCTTACTGCATGAATGCAGAACGTTTGCTGGCCAGTAAAGGCGTCAGGGAGATCAATAAGGTGCGCGTAGACCTGGAGCCTGAAAAGCGCAGTGAAATGATGGAGAGGACCGGACGCCGTACCGTGCCGCAGATTTTCATTGATGATCGCCATATCGGCGGCTTTGATGATTTGCGTGCGCTGGATCTGGCGGGCGGGCTGGATCCGCTGTTGGCTTAA
- the secB gene encoding protein-export chaperone SecB, translated as MAQEDNNAAQEQAQQPGFSIEKIYVKDVSLEIPHAPQIFTDRTQPQVSIELGNFAQQIEENVFEVAIKVTVTSKIADKTVFLVEVTQAGIFQISNVPAENIELIVGITCPNILFPYARESVSDLIVRAGFQPVLLNPINFEALFAQQKQQQAAQA; from the coding sequence ATGGCACAAGAAGATAACAACGCAGCACAGGAACAAGCACAGCAACCAGGTTTCAGTATCGAGAAGATTTACGTTAAGGATGTTTCTTTAGAGATTCCTCACGCGCCACAAATTTTCACGGATCGCACTCAACCTCAGGTCAGCATTGAACTGGGCAATTTCGCACAGCAAATCGAAGAAAATGTATTCGAAGTTGCAATCAAAGTGACTGTGACTTCAAAAATCGCCGATAAAACGGTATTTCTGGTAGAAGTGACACAAGCAGGTATTTTCCAGATCAGCAATGTGCCGGCGGAAAATATTGAATTGATCGTTGGCATCACCTGCCCGAATATCCTGTTCCCATATGCACGTGAAAGCGTATCCGACCTGATCGTGCGCGCAGGCTTCCAGCCGGTGCTGCTGAACCCGATCAATTTTGAAGCGTTATTTGCCCAGCAAAAACAGCAACAGGCTGCGCAGGCTTAA
- a CDS encoding SH3 domain-containing protein: MLTPLLAEALEFKSVAVPKAVLYDAPSASAKKILLLSQNYPVEVIVNLGEWLKVRDAQGAISWVEAKQLSDRRTVMVITANAEIRSGADVASNLLATVDKDVVLEIADTKLTNGWLKIKHRDGITGFVLISSVWGFN, from the coding sequence ATGCTGACGCCCTTGCTGGCGGAGGCATTGGAGTTTAAATCAGTCGCGGTGCCCAAAGCCGTACTCTACGATGCGCCTTCAGCTTCGGCAAAGAAAATCCTGCTACTTAGCCAGAACTATCCTGTTGAAGTTATCGTAAATCTCGGTGAATGGCTGAAAGTGCGTGATGCACAGGGCGCTATCAGCTGGGTAGAGGCCAAGCAGTTGTCCGACAGGCGAACTGTGATGGTGATCACCGCCAATGCTGAAATAAGGTCGGGTGCCGATGTTGCATCGAATTTACTTGCTACCGTAGACAAAGATGTCGTGCTGGAAATCGCCGACACCAAGCTTACTAATGGCTGGCTTAAAATTAAGCATCGTGATGGTATTACGGGGTTTGTTTTAATATCCTCGGTATGGGGATTTAATTAG
- a CDS encoding NAD(P)H-dependent glycerol-3-phosphate dehydrogenase, whose product MVTDSKVKTQAGLKTTDAKIAVLGAGAWGTALAMNLSQRHRVSLWARNAGHVSGMRKARANPLYLGDFKFNDQLSVEDDLQAALDGADLILSVVPTAGFRGILKDITALGSDLPIIWAHKGLEPGSAKLPYEVALEELGSTQRWGALSGPSFAAELVRGLPTAVTLAANNQEFSNEAAQLIHGANLRVYNTTDVVGVSVGGAVKNVMAIAAGISDGMGFGNNARAAMITRGLAEMTRFGVALGASAETFMGLAGVGDLILTCTGQYSRNREVGLQLASGKSLADILQGLGHVAEGVNTAREVMRRAESLGVDMPITFEVNQALTHGKSAQDAVMDLLGRDQKPEGV is encoded by the coding sequence ATGGTAACTGATTCAAAGGTTAAAACTCAGGCGGGTTTAAAAACTACGGATGCAAAAATTGCGGTACTCGGTGCCGGTGCCTGGGGTACGGCGCTCGCAATGAACCTGAGTCAGCGTCACCGTGTATCGCTATGGGCGCGTAATGCCGGCCATGTGTCCGGTATGCGCAAGGCGCGGGCAAACCCTTTATACCTCGGTGATTTTAAATTCAATGATCAGCTGTCGGTTGAAGATGATTTGCAGGCGGCGCTGGATGGTGCGGATCTGATCTTGTCCGTAGTGCCTACCGCGGGCTTTCGCGGCATCTTGAAAGACATCACGGCGCTGGGCTCTGACTTGCCGATTATCTGGGCACACAAAGGCCTGGAACCCGGTTCTGCCAAGCTGCCATATGAGGTGGCGCTGGAAGAGCTGGGCAGCACGCAGCGGTGGGGGGCGTTATCTGGTCCCAGTTTCGCCGCTGAGCTGGTGCGCGGCTTGCCGACTGCAGTCACGCTGGCGGCCAATAATCAGGAATTCTCCAATGAAGCTGCACAGCTGATTCACGGCGCCAACCTGCGTGTTTATAACACGACCGATGTTGTTGGCGTATCGGTAGGCGGTGCAGTTAAGAATGTGATGGCGATTGCCGCCGGTATTTCCGATGGCATGGGCTTCGGCAACAATGCGCGCGCTGCCATGATTACACGGGGGCTGGCTGAAATGACGCGCTTCGGTGTGGCTTTGGGTGCGTCTGCCGAAACGTTCATGGGGCTGGCAGGGGTTGGTGACCTGATACTGACCTGTACCGGCCAGTATTCAAGAAACCGTGAAGTCGGTTTGCAGCTTGCCAGCGGCAAAAGCCTGGCTGATATCCTGCAAGGCCTGGGACATGTGGCAGAAGGCGTGAACACCGCGCGGGAAGTCATGCGCCGTGCAGAAAGCCTTGGTGTGGATATGCCGATCACTTTTGAGGTGAATCAGGCATTGACGCATGGCAAGAGTGCGCAGGATGCTGTGATGGATCTGCTGGGGCGAGACCAAAAGCCTGAGGGTGTTTGA
- a CDS encoding endonuclease domain-containing protein, with protein MEHYKQQLKPLSRTLRFNMTDAEQALWHRLRRKQIQGLQFYRQKPLLSYIVDFYCPAVKLVIELDGSQHFETTHLVNDQKRDIDLANAGLQVLRFDNRQVLLEMPAVLEVINEVAGKRKS; from the coding sequence TTGGAACATTACAAGCAACAGCTTAAACCCTTATCCCGCACCCTCAGATTCAACATGACAGATGCTGAGCAGGCACTCTGGCACCGACTCCGCCGCAAACAAATTCAAGGCTTGCAGTTCTACCGTCAAAAGCCTTTACTGTCTTATATCGTGGATTTTTACTGCCCTGCGGTAAAGCTGGTGATTGAGCTGGATGGAAGCCAGCACTTTGAAACTACGCATTTAGTTAATGACCAAAAGCGAGATATTGATTTAGCAAATGCAGGCTTACAGGTGCTTAGGTTTGATAACCGACAAGTGCTACTGGAAATGCCGGCGGTGTTGGAGGTGATCAATGAGGTGGCGGGTAAGAGAAAATCTTAA
- the trmL gene encoding tRNA (uridine(34)/cytosine(34)/5-carboxymethylaminomethyluridine(34)-2'-O)-methyltransferase TrmL, which produces MFTIVLFEPEIPPNTGNIIRLCANTGANLHLVKPLGFTLEDKQLKRAGLDYHEYASLQVHENWQACKTALAGRRMFALTTKGSTCHADIKFEKGDVFVFGPETRGLPEDIRAEFSPEHRVRLPMLPDSRSLNLSNSAAILLYEAWRQIGFEGGG; this is translated from the coding sequence ATGTTTACTATCGTTTTATTTGAACCCGAAATCCCGCCCAACACCGGCAACATCATCCGCCTGTGCGCCAATACCGGCGCAAACCTGCATCTGGTAAAGCCGCTGGGCTTTACGCTGGAAGACAAACAGCTCAAACGCGCAGGCCTGGATTATCACGAATATGCCAGCCTGCAGGTGCATGAAAACTGGCAGGCCTGCAAAACCGCATTGGCTGGCAGACGCATGTTTGCGCTCACGACCAAAGGCAGCACCTGCCATGCAGATATCAAGTTCGAAAAAGGTGATGTGTTTGTGTTTGGCCCGGAAACACGCGGCCTGCCGGAAGATATACGCGCTGAATTCAGCCCTGAACATAGGGTAAGGCTGCCTATGCTGCCAGATAGCCGCAGCCTGAACTTATCGAATTCTGCCGCGATCCTGTTGTACGAAGCCTGGCGGCAGATTGGGTTTGAGGGCGGAGGTTAA
- a CDS encoding ComF family protein: MLDLLLKQSCILCASHNGGSIGICHGCLNDMPWHTGAHCPQCAMLSNGLLCGNCLNAPPHFDATHALLTYDYPLDRLLQHYKYRESLHLANTFAELWVNKMHPQSAIDLIIPMPMHATRLKQRGFNQALEIAKVISKKTRTALDYQACQRSKLTPPQASLPLKDRIKNIRGVFNCEKNLHGLNIALVDDVMTSGASLNELAKTLKQAGAAHVECWVIARTLPKQY, encoded by the coding sequence ATGCTCGATTTACTGTTAAAACAAAGCTGTATTTTGTGTGCCAGCCACAACGGCGGCAGTATCGGCATTTGCCATGGCTGCCTGAATGACATGCCCTGGCATACCGGCGCGCACTGCCCTCAGTGCGCGATGCTGTCGAACGGTTTGTTATGCGGCAACTGCCTGAACGCACCGCCGCATTTTGACGCCACACACGCACTGCTTACCTACGATTATCCGCTGGATAGATTATTACAACACTATAAATACAGAGAATCTCTGCACCTGGCCAACACTTTTGCGGAATTGTGGGTGAATAAAATGCATCCCCAGTCAGCCATCGACTTGATCATTCCCATGCCCATGCATGCCACGCGCCTGAAACAGCGCGGCTTTAACCAAGCCCTGGAAATTGCGAAAGTCATCAGCAAAAAAACCAGAACAGCACTGGACTACCAGGCATGTCAGCGCAGCAAGCTGACCCCACCGCAAGCCAGCCTGCCATTAAAAGACAGGATTAAGAACATACGCGGCGTATTTAACTGTGAAAAAAACCTGCACGGACTGAATATCGCACTGGTGGACGACGTAATGACCAGCGGCGCCAGCTTGAATGAATTAGCCAAAACCCTTAAACAAGCAGGCGCCGCGCATGTAGAATGCTGGGTGATTGCAAGGACTTTACCGAAGCAATACTAA
- the bioB gene encoding biotin synthase BioB: protein MLESAANSTAATEAVINTDSLKANLNKSCDTNTVNRWSVADIVALFELPFSDLMYQAQTVHRENFNPNAVQVSTLLSIKTGGCSEDCGYCPQAARYHTDVENEPLMALDDVVAAAKEAKDNGASRFCMGAAWRGPKQRDLEPVLKMIAEVKALGLETCATLGMLKDGQAEQLKEAGLDYYNHNLDTAPEFYGDVITTRTYQDRLDTLDRVRSQNIHVCSGGIIGMGETRAQRAGLLAQLANMEQPPESVPINLLTQVEGTPLHGTEELDHLEFVRTIAAARITMPTSYVRLSAGRQSMSEGTQAMCFLAGANSIFYGEKLLTTGNPEADTDKKLFAKLGINKV from the coding sequence ATGCTCGAATCCGCAGCCAATTCAACCGCAGCTACCGAAGCTGTCATCAATACCGATAGCCTTAAAGCAAACCTGAATAAATCGTGTGATACCAATACAGTCAATCGCTGGAGTGTGGCTGATATTGTCGCATTATTTGAATTGCCTTTCAGCGATTTGATGTATCAGGCGCAAACCGTGCACCGCGAAAATTTTAACCCGAACGCGGTGCAGGTAAGCACCTTGCTTTCAATCAAGACCGGCGGCTGTTCGGAAGACTGCGGCTACTGCCCGCAGGCGGCGCGCTATCATACCGATGTTGAAAATGAGCCGTTGATGGCGCTGGATGATGTAGTGGCCGCGGCTAAAGAAGCCAAGGATAATGGTGCCAGCCGTTTCTGCATGGGCGCTGCCTGGCGTGGCCCTAAACAGCGCGATCTGGAGCCAGTGCTGAAAATGATTGCGGAAGTAAAAGCGCTGGGTCTGGAAACCTGCGCTACTCTGGGCATGCTGAAAGACGGGCAGGCTGAGCAGTTAAAAGAAGCTGGCTTGGACTATTACAACCATAATCTGGATACCGCGCCTGAATTTTATGGCGATGTGATTACCACTCGCACCTATCAGGACAGGCTGGATACCCTGGACCGCGTGCGTAGCCAGAACATCCACGTGTGCAGCGGCGGCATCATCGGCATGGGTGAAACCCGTGCGCAGCGTGCCGGCTTGCTGGCGCAGCTCGCCAACATGGAACAGCCGCCCGAGAGCGTGCCGATCAACTTGTTAACGCAAGTTGAAGGCACGCCTTTGCATGGTACTGAAGAACTGGACCATCTTGAATTCGTGCGCACGATTGCCGCAGCGCGGATTACCATGCCAACGAGTTATGTGCGCTTGTCTGCCGGCCGCCAAAGCATGAGCGAAGGCACGCAGGCCATGTGTTTCCTTGCCGGTGCCAACAGTATTTTTTACGGTGAAAAACTGCTTACTACCGGTAATCCGGAAGCGGATACCGACAAGAAGCTGTTTGCTAAATTGGGCATCAACAAAGTTTAA